The Lasioglossum baleicum chromosome 10, iyLasBale1, whole genome shotgun sequence genome contains the following window.
CTGTACACCTTTGAAAAGACGTCTGAAATTGATTTAAGCTTTTCGTTCGCGTGTTCCTGCGTTCTCTCGAACCGTTCATGACAATAGATTCTCTTTCTGCCCTCTGTTCCTCGGTGTCTCTCGAAGTTGCGCGGGTGCAGAGTACATCGAACATGTGATTCCTGTATTATAGTTTGAAAGAATGATCGACGCGCCGGAAATGCGGGGCATTTTCGGACTTTTCGCGGCTGTTCGGAGCGCACAATGCCAACACGACGACATTGAGAAGTGTGATTTTCCATAACTATGCCAGTCTGAATGTCGGCGTTATGGTAAAAACACACACGGTAcgttatatttttaaaactcGAAACAAACGTCCGTGGAGTTTCTCGATTAGTGATACACGTACATTTTTTCTAAGAAAAATTCTATATGTCCGTTCGCAGTGTAAGACAGTGTGGATTTCAAGAATACTTTCACGGTTAGATGTAAGGATTAATCTTACAGGAGTTGCGCTGTTATCAGGACAAAGAAAACAAATATATTCTGTTTTGTTAAGAGGCCGAACTTGCGGTAGTTTGGCCTCTCTTCCTGTTGCGACAGAATTTTGAATTGACTTTAAACAATGCGAaggcaacaattttttttttcttattcattTTGCTCTTTAATTTGAACATAATTGTAATCTAGATGCGCGCATGTATATATACGCGCGTTTGGTCGTTTGGTTTCAATAAAAGCATGCATGGTATGAAATAAAGACGTTTACTCGTTCCTCGGTTTCTCCAGCACTCGAAACAAGACAATCGAAATTCTTTTTCTGCTGTTCTAGTTCCTATAACCGCACTCGTCCCAATTAAGAGTCTTCTTTATTTAACCCTTGAATGCACGATATTTTGTTTACAGTTCCTATTTATCAAACATTACTAAAAGAAGAGTGTATATTAAGGGAAAAATAAGGAAGAAAATCACATctttgtgaaaatattttttattacaaaattatcaTGTTGCCATATTTGAGGTTAGAAAATCTACGACGCATGAATGGCGCGCACCGTATAAAAATACATGTGAGCGGTTTGTTgcagtttgtttttttttattttttttttatttaggcGTATTAGCGAGAACTGAATATTCTGTATACTACTTCATTTTTACTCTGTGAACTCGTACTCTTTCAGTAAAAAGCcgtctttatttttaataatagtcCGACATGTTCAGGGCATCCTGGcaattagtttttcgaatgtttctaatttgatattttccATACTTCTTGTACAAGTTGCCAGAGATGTCCCTTTAGAAAAGTGCAAAAGTTCCGAACATTGTCTTACACTGGGTGTATAAACTATACAAGAGCATTATGGACATAAGAAAATGGTGAAATCTTATTCAActagttaatatttaatattataacgatggatcatttcaaaatttatcgatatattcgatttttacaaacATCGGcaagtgattccaaacttttaGGTAAAGatgctaaacatttaggtattgtgtgAGCTATTATACCAAATTAATATACGTAAGATTCAGAAAaacatagggaatggaaatattctataggttggaagaaatgtttaattttcgagttaaaatagctccgagtgcaaaggttcCTTGTGTCGCATCAAGCGGGCCATAACTCAATGTATTTCTCGAATGACTCGACGCTTAACGGTTGTTCTTATTAGGTGGATGAATTTGAGGACCTTGGATCTTCTTTGAACGCTGATCCAATTTTCAGGTTATAGTACACAATGTAAATGTAGCTGATTGATGAAGCTAGCTTACAATTTTAAACGTATAAACGACTCGACGAGTCGGTTCATTATTTTCACTAGCGAAACTGAAGTTGTAATTTCGCCGCGTTGTACTCGGCAATTTTTTTCAGCTTAGCAATCCCCTCTTCCATGGTAGTCTTTTTCGTTGCGACCTCGTGGAGAAGGTCTCTGACGTCCTCGGGGTCCACTGCTTGCAAGTTGTTGATGAACCCGAGCTCGTACCACATTTTTACGAAAAACGTGCTACAGCCTGTGTCGTATGTGCCAAATTCGCCGCACTTCCAGTCCCATGGGAGTTGGTAATGGTAGGTTGGCCAGTTGTTTCTTCGGATGAAGAAGGTGGACATGTTCGGAGGTGCTTTCAATCTATAATTAGTGGATCAATACGTTATACTTTGAGCAATGTGTGGAATGCACAGCTTCTTAGACAGTCGTTATTATGGAACATTATTCACAAtttcttaacactaggtttacggagctctagaaataactatttcacattattttacaaatataacaagaatgtgtctatccaaatgtTTGGCCATTCTTTCAATAATacatacccaaagaaataagtttggtaaatatttctttAGGGATGCATCTTTGCAATCTTAATAATTGCACATTAATTAACCTAGTGTTGATAAACCACAGATTTCTAAACTCAATAGGTGAAATACACAACTGTAAAGACAGTAGAAGAATTTCAAGATATTGTAGTattattattgatttattaAGATCGTTAAAAGATTTCTCTTAataaactgcagattttattatatatacattcgACTAGACTCGATAGGTGAAGACAGTAGAAGAATGGATTTCTGTTCCTTGTAATTGACTCGGTCAAGTTTTGAAGTGAAAAATTCTTTAGGCGCTACGCGTACATAATTGCAGAACAGTGAATcggtctgatccgtcacgctccgaagtgaaacgctattcgagcgagaaacagacaggtGTATAATTGCtgtagaagttttcacttcggtcgtgaCATcttattaattttgcataaatatccgcagtctattaatttcaTTTCTCTATACATACGTCGAAAGAGTCATCCTGTCACAAGTGACCATCAGTCAGTCCACGATCATTTGAATTTGATAAAATCATTAACTACCGCCCTCTATCGGCTCACTATGAGAATAGTTCCAACTATTATGTTACCATCGTGAATTAATTCGCCGAACGTGCATCGATTATTCGTGAAAATTCGAAATTCGATACTACTGTGGCCAACGAATAGAGTAATTACgatgtaaaaatgttttttaaaggAATGTAAAATGTACCACTGTATCTACAAAATGATAGAGCCAATGATTTTATTAGGCTACCAGAaatatggcaaaagatcatcgaacaaaatggaaagtaTTTGATCGATTCAAGTTCATtgcttaaagaaatttttatttcaccttgaaacaccgaaattactttcttgccaaaccAATACAAAAGTTGAGACGTTTAGCTTTGTGATTTGACAATAGCGACTCTGATTTACTTTACTTGGAGTGTATGCCGTCGGTATCGATAACGACGGTGCCGTGACTCTTTGGCATTTTAAAGAAAAGCTTGTACAATAGAGAAAGGGTATAAAAAATGGACATTAACTGGCTTTCATTGATGCCCCAGATGATCACAGCACTGTTCACCAGCCACGACACGTTCACTGTTATGGCAAACCGCAAAATTCCTGTGATCAACACGGTGAGTCCCATCGTCTCGTCCCAGTACTCCAATGGTGCATTCAGTGGCAGCAGTAATCCGAATACGCCGAAGATTAGCCAGTAGAAACTAGAAAATGAAAATCAGACTCGTTCAAAATTTCGCAACTGACGAAGTGTCGCAATTAACGCATGTCCGCGCGGTCCAACAATCGAAAACGAAAATCGCGCgatccgccgtgtctgaacgggctctaATCTATCTTCTTCTATAtaatcttctttttcttcttctataatattctatacataataaaaatgaaatgctgttcgttggtcacgacatcacgggagaacggctggaccgatttggctaattttcttttttaaatgttcgttgtagtccgaatcaggtttttagatttaaaaaattggaaaagttgctcGGAAAcaagaaaattcgggaaaaactcaaagtgcttttagaatcatatttcaatacaacaaaaaaacgaacgtcgttcgaacatcaatatttcaatagaacgtcgcagcttttaatcaatatttcaatagaaatttacattatcgacgtctgtttgcattatcgacattataaacattcggcAATTAGTTCAAACCCTCTCGCGAACTCGCAAAGAGAGCGAGCTACGGCAACCCTACTCGctactatttataaaatatggCCGAACTGTAATAGTTTATAAGCTATAGCTATTGTTGTCAAGACGTTCAAGCCAAGGCAGTTAACAAATAGATGACAGTACCTCGGTGATTGTCAATCGAGCAACACCTAcctacagggtgtcacaaaattataagtgaaacgaattaatattcggacgcactaaaaaaaagaccataacttttttaatattgtactacacgaagaatttttttttatgtcgttcgtagatagtgcaaataaacaatttgaacttttctgggaagctagagcaattagtttactacaggatgtgaaaagaaattttttcaaaaattgcaattgatcggaattgtagaaaaaatactaaaggttgcgttttacaacttttttatgttggTCTATATTG
Protein-coding sequences here:
- the LOC143213150 gene encoding acyl-CoA Delta-9 desaturase-like, which codes for MANNMEPAKKQYIKWGAVLWYIHLHVLGVYALWLMFTSAKWMTVFFTLLITMLGCLGVTVGAHRLWAHKSFEASGSLKLFLMLAHTLAGVGPIYDWVLYHRIHHKFYGTDKDPYNHNKGFIYSHYMGNFQSPKVDYEQAKTEVDMRDLDKDIYVWMQKHFYWLIFGVFGLLLPLNAPLEYWDETMGLTVLITGILRFAITVNVSWLVNSAVIIWGINESQLKAPPNMSTFFIRRNNWPTYHYQLPWDWKCGEFGTYDTGCSTFFVKMWYELGFINNLQAVDPEDVRDLLHEVATKKTTMEEGIAKLKKIAEYNAAKLQLQFR